A window from Marinitoga sp. 1197 encodes these proteins:
- a CDS encoding ferritin-like domain-containing protein: MKDGILGILNYALAKEIEGKNFYKSKLDNISNLQLKEIFSMLVEMEQGHAEYIKKLIKKYEDEKNLDVEFEEDDENLFQIREKKEITGGKIEEMTLDLSVVKMAYLIEDDFMNFYKNAAEKVENNDAKKLFEKLSKWEETHRDILYNIYRDLSNDYWTEMNFTPLY, translated from the coding sequence ATGAAAGATGGTATTCTTGGCATTTTAAATTATGCATTAGCAAAAGAAATTGAAGGAAAAAACTTTTACAAAAGCAAATTAGACAATATTTCAAATCTTCAATTAAAAGAAATTTTTTCTATGCTGGTAGAAATGGAACAAGGACATGCTGAATATATAAAAAAACTAATAAAAAAATATGAAGATGAAAAAAATTTAGACGTAGAATTCGAAGAAGATGATGAGAACTTATTTCAAATAAGAGAAAAAAAAGAAATCACAGGCGGTAAAATAGAAGAAATGACTTTAGACTTATCTGTTGTTAAAATGGCATATTTAATCGAAGATGATTTTATGAATTTTTATAAAAATGCTGCTGAAAAAGTTGAAAACAATGATGCAAAAAAATTATTTGAAAAATTATCCAAATGGGAAGAAACTCACCGAGATATACTATACAATATATACAGGGATCTTTCCAATGACTATTGGACTGAAATGAATTTTACACCATTATATTAA
- a CDS encoding 2-oxoacid:acceptor oxidoreductase family protein, whose amino-acid sequence MKIFNIYLIGVGGQGIGLLSEVIIRAADKANLPVKGVDTHGLAQRGGTVSSNIRIGNVNSPLIMKNQADLVVALERHETLRGMNDYSKNNSTVIYYDTVWQPLDVRLRKNKEINNDVLLKAANKRNINLIKVYIDDLNDARMQNMAVLATMAKYNLIPNVQKNHYIAAIKDLLTGNILKNNIELFEKIYEI is encoded by the coding sequence ATGAAAATATTCAATATTTACTTAATAGGTGTTGGCGGACAGGGTATTGGATTATTAAGCGAAGTGATAATAAGAGCAGCTGATAAAGCTAATTTGCCTGTAAAGGGTGTTGATACTCACGGATTAGCCCAAAGAGGGGGAACAGTATCTTCTAATATACGGATTGGAAATGTTAATTCTCCATTAATTATGAAAAATCAAGCAGATTTAGTAGTAGCTTTAGAACGACATGAAACATTAAGAGGTATGAATGATTATTCAAAAAATAATTCTACAGTCATTTATTATGACACAGTTTGGCAACCTTTGGATGTAAGATTAAGAAAAAACAAAGAAATTAATAATGACGTATTATTAAAAGCAGCTAACAAAAGAAATATTAATTTAATAAAAGTATATATCGATGATTTAAACGATGCAAGAATGCAAAATATGGCTGTTTTAGCAACAATGGCTAAATATAATTTAATTCCAAACGTACAAAAAAATCACTACATTGCAGCTATAAAAGATTTATTAACAGGAAATATTTTAAAAAATAATATTGAATTATTTGAAAAAATTTATGAAATTTAG
- a CDS encoding thiamine pyrophosphate-dependent enzyme yields MKTLGEILISKNPISEIVMGNHALVRAMLESGVKVVTSYPGSPTPEIAEGIRSIPKDKNPMYFEFSVNEKVATEVAFGASMNGHLSTVFFKSVGLNVAADSFVQLGLFDLIGGMIIVLGDDPGANSSQNEQDNRHFSKLSYIPMFEPNSPKEVYEMFKEAAKISKDLHMPIILRLTTHVCHAKEKINFDKLIIEEYDYSPKFDNFNAPHIPIAAKALDMKRKALKRLDIFKNITQNSRFNEYIDNGNKNKGIIVTGLPYLSLLDVLEYSKEKIDILKIGIVNPLPEKIIIDFLKTHKEVKILEELDDIMEKDIKSLAFDHKIDVKIIGKLDIEDWIGEYKPDKVYEILRKTWPEILEKIDINIPEIKLNPRPPQLCPGCGHRSAFHAIKYALKDTDITVADIGCHTLGFLEPYNMGQVLLSMGHSTSTGAGLSLFNKTRNVVAFLGDSTLFHAGIPGIVNAIFNNHNLTLIIMENGTTAMTGHQDLPSIGKNFNGPSEAIPIKKLLESLGVKFIKEVDTYNQKKLREYVIEALNTDGFKVIIAKHPCMLKLTREQRKKGIFKNNKVEVTSKCDHQYICISDFGCPAYQITPKGDVWVQEDLCIGDGSCIQTCPTNALSFKIVSKGGDKQ; encoded by the coding sequence GTGAAAACCTTAGGTGAAATATTAATATCTAAAAATCCAATAAGTGAAATTGTTATGGGAAATCATGCGCTTGTTAGAGCAATGCTTGAATCCGGCGTAAAAGTAGTAACTTCTTATCCAGGTTCTCCTACACCAGAAATTGCAGAAGGTATAAGAAGTATTCCAAAAGATAAAAATCCAATGTATTTTGAATTTTCTGTAAATGAAAAAGTTGCAACTGAAGTTGCTTTTGGTGCTTCAATGAACGGACATTTATCTACTGTCTTTTTTAAAAGTGTGGGATTAAACGTAGCTGCTGATTCTTTTGTTCAGCTTGGACTATTTGATTTAATCGGAGGTATGATTATAGTTTTAGGCGACGATCCTGGTGCAAATTCCTCACAAAACGAACAGGATAACAGGCATTTTTCAAAACTTTCATATATTCCTATGTTTGAACCAAATTCGCCAAAAGAAGTATACGAAATGTTCAAAGAGGCTGCTAAAATATCCAAAGATTTACACATGCCAATAATTTTAAGATTAACAACTCATGTGTGTCATGCAAAAGAAAAAATAAATTTCGATAAATTAATTATAGAGGAATATGATTACTCACCAAAATTCGATAATTTCAATGCTCCACATATTCCAATTGCTGCCAAAGCACTCGACATGAAAAGAAAGGCCCTAAAAAGACTGGATATATTTAAAAACATAACACAAAATTCCAGATTCAACGAATATATCGATAATGGAAATAAAAATAAAGGAATAATTGTAACTGGATTACCCTATCTATCATTACTTGATGTTTTAGAATACTCAAAAGAAAAGATTGATATTTTAAAAATTGGGATTGTAAATCCTCTACCTGAAAAAATAATAATAGATTTTCTGAAAACTCATAAAGAAGTAAAAATATTAGAAGAATTGGATGACATTATGGAGAAAGATATAAAATCGTTAGCTTTCGATCATAAAATAGATGTAAAAATTATAGGAAAACTTGATATCGAAGATTGGATTGGGGAATATAAACCTGATAAGGTGTATGAAATATTAAGAAAAACATGGCCGGAAATATTAGAAAAAATAGACATCAACATTCCAGAAATAAAATTAAATCCAAGACCTCCACAACTATGTCCAGGATGTGGTCATAGGTCAGCATTTCATGCAATAAAATATGCCTTAAAAGATACGGATATTACAGTTGCAGATATAGGATGCCATACATTGGGATTTTTAGAACCGTATAATATGGGTCAGGTTTTATTATCAATGGGTCATTCCACTTCCACTGGTGCGGGTTTATCATTATTTAATAAAACCAGGAATGTCGTTGCATTTTTAGGTGATTCAACATTATTTCATGCCGGAATACCTGGTATAGTAAATGCCATATTCAATAATCATAATTTAACTTTAATAATAATGGAAAACGGAACTACAGCAATGACAGGACATCAAGACTTACCATCAATAGGAAAAAATTTTAACGGCCCCTCAGAAGCAATTCCTATAAAAAAGTTACTCGAAAGCTTAGGGGTAAAATTTATTAAAGAAGTAGATACATACAATCAAAAAAAATTAAGAGAATATGTAATAGAAGCTTTAAATACAGATGGATTTAAAGTTATTATAGCAAAACATCCCTGCATGTTAAAACTAACACGCGAACAAAGAAAAAAGGGAATATTTAAAAACAACAAAGTCGAAGTCACAAGTAAATGTGATCATCAATATATATGTATAAGTGATTTTGGATGTCCTGCATATCAAATAACCCCTAAAGGAGATGTATGGGTACAGGAAGATTTATGTATAGGCGATGGTTCATGTATACAAACTTGCCCCACAAATGCTTTAAGCTTTAAAATTGTATCAAAAGGGGGGGATAAACAATGA
- a CDS encoding LexA family protein gives MSNLIGKRIELLRKRKGLSREKLGYIIGIAGNSVYRIESGMNLPSAEVIIELAKYFNVSTDYILGLDTESDEENIVKVQMKKIPVYEKVAAGRSGIAEPIDYPIDEIYIPVGSKGEFAVEVIGDSMEPEIKEGDYVIIDPNAYVESGNRVVALINDGADALVKVYRKAMEGPAMLYSLNQKYEPIILTEDLKWEIIGKVVSLYRRY, from the coding sequence ATGTCAAATCTTATAGGCAAAAGAATTGAACTTTTAAGAAAAAGAAAAGGCCTATCGAGAGAAAAATTGGGATATATTATAGGTATAGCAGGTAATAGTGTATATAGAATTGAATCTGGTATGAATTTACCATCTGCAGAAGTTATAATTGAATTAGCAAAATACTTTAATGTATCTACAGATTATATACTTGGTCTTGATACAGAATCGGATGAAGAAAACATAGTAAAGGTACAGATGAAAAAAATTCCGGTATATGAAAAAGTCGCTGCTGGACGTTCCGGTATAGCAGAACCGATAGATTATCCTATTGATGAAATATACATTCCAGTAGGTTCAAAAGGAGAGTTTGCAGTTGAAGTTATTGGAGATAGTATGGAACCAGAAATAAAAGAAGGCGACTATGTTATTATCGACCCTAATGCATATGTAGAATCTGGAAATAGAGTAGTTGCATTAATAAACGATGGTGCAGATGCGCTTGTAAAAGTTTATAGAAAAGCAATGGAAGGTCCTGCTATGCTTTACAGTTTAAATCAAAAATACGAACCTATAATCTTAACAGAAGATTTAAAGTGGGAAATTATCGGTAAGGTTGTTAGTCTATATAGAAGATATTAA
- a CDS encoding AAA family ATPase, producing MKKKIPYGEQNFERLIKQNYYYIDRTKYIEKLESLNEKNIVFLRPRKFGKTLFLDTLAKYYDINYAEKFEELFKNLYIGKNPTSLKNSYYILKMNFSGIQTENKEVLINSFKNNIIVSLENFNNRYKVKLKIEKEYTEPADILRAFLNNAIDILDKPIYLLIDEYDHFANELLSFNLDLFKDSVTKHGFVRKFYEEIKKGTQTIIERLFMTGVSPIMLDSLTSGFNITKNKTIDIKFNEMLGFKEEEVKELLEYYDIYSEKLLKEMQENYNGYIFNINAKEKVYNPDMVFYFITEYFSEKKPPEKIIDDNIMSDYKKVQNLFSLGELLGVKIDKEETKEEREKTTSKRIIGELLNEILLTGKTELTELTTMFNPGKRIEIKDIKSLLFYLGFMTFEKKGIITYLKIPNYSMKKIFSEYFTEYIEEKLTEYIDPEPIEIAVRKILSDGEIKSFAKEIENLLSKMDNRIFMGLDEKYIKAIMYSYLILTPYAMVKMEYPVENGYIDIAMFKRYEEVPYEAIIEVKYIKQKEYTEEKLKRKVKEAKEQIEKYKKSYELNPKNETMKKYIIVFVGKEAKYIEEKN from the coding sequence ATGAAAAAGAAAATACCATATGGAGAACAGAATTTTGAAAGATTAATAAAACAAAATTATTATTACATAGATAGAACAAAATATATAGAAAAATTAGAATCATTAAATGAAAAAAATATAGTGTTTTTAAGACCGAGGAAATTTGGAAAAACATTGTTCTTAGATACACTTGCAAAGTATTATGATATCAATTATGCAGAGAAATTTGAAGAATTATTTAAAAACTTATACATAGGAAAAAATCCAACGTCATTAAAAAACAGTTATTATATTTTAAAAATGAATTTTTCTGGAATACAAACAGAAAATAAAGAAGTATTAATAAATAGTTTTAAAAATAACATTATAGTTTCGCTTGAAAATTTCAACAATAGATATAAAGTAAAATTAAAAATAGAAAAGGAATATACAGAACCAGCAGATATACTTAGAGCTTTTTTGAATAATGCAATAGATATATTAGACAAACCGATATACTTACTAATAGACGAATATGATCACTTTGCAAATGAATTATTGAGTTTTAACCTTGATTTATTCAAAGACAGCGTAACAAAACATGGATTTGTAAGGAAATTCTATGAAGAAATAAAAAAAGGGACACAGACCATAATAGAAAGACTATTTATGACAGGAGTAAGTCCAATAATGCTGGACTCATTAACCAGTGGATTTAATATAACTAAAAATAAAACAATAGATATAAAATTCAACGAAATGCTCGGATTCAAAGAAGAAGAAGTAAAAGAATTATTGGAATATTATGACATATATTCAGAAAAATTATTAAAAGAAATGCAAGAAAATTATAATGGATATATATTCAACATAAACGCAAAAGAAAAAGTATATAATCCAGATATGGTATTTTATTTTATAACAGAATATTTTTCAGAAAAAAAACCACCAGAAAAAATAATAGATGATAACATAATGAGTGATTACAAAAAAGTACAGAATCTATTTAGTCTTGGTGAATTACTTGGAGTAAAAATAGACAAAGAAGAAACCAAAGAAGAAAGAGAAAAAACAACATCAAAAAGAATAATAGGAGAACTGTTAAATGAAATACTATTAACAGGAAAAACAGAATTAACAGAACTCACAACAATGTTTAATCCAGGAAAAAGGATAGAAATAAAAGACATAAAATCATTATTATTCTATCTTGGGTTCATGACATTTGAAAAAAAAGGAATAATAACATATCTAAAAATACCAAATTACTCAATGAAAAAAATATTCTCAGAATACTTCACAGAATACATAGAAGAAAAACTAACAGAATACATAGACCCAGAGCCAATAGAAATAGCAGTAAGAAAAATACTATCAGATGGAGAAATAAAAAGCTTTGCCAAAGAAATAGAAAACCTATTGAGCAAAATGGACAACAGAATATTCATGGGATTAGATGAAAAATACATAAAAGCAATAATGTATAGTTATCTAATACTAACGCCATATGCAATGGTAAAAATGGAATATCCAGTAGAAAATGGATATATAGACATAGCAATGTTCAAAAGATACGAAGAAGTACCATATGAAGCGATAATAGAAGTAAAATATATAAAACAAAAAGAATACACAGAAGAAAAATTAAAAAGGAAAGTAAAAGAAGCAAAAGAACAAATAGAAAAATACAAAAAATCATATGAATTAAACCCAAAAAATGAAACGATGAAAAAGTATATAATTGTTTTTGTTGGAAAAGAGGCTAAATATATTGAGGAAAAAAACTAA
- a CDS encoding transposase, giving the protein MLLAGKFDPQIVKKRQRYILAIENMVLSLYSRELSIRDYVKDISTIIN; this is encoded by the coding sequence ATGTTATTAGCTGGGAAATTTGACCCACAAATTGTTAAGAAAAGACAAAGATATATTTTAGCTATTGAAAATATGGTATTATCTTTGTATTCAAGAGAATTAAGTATTAGAGATTATGTAAAAGATATTAGTACAATAATAAATTAA